In the genome of Magnolia sinica isolate HGM2019 chromosome 2, MsV1, whole genome shotgun sequence, one region contains:
- the LOC131237179 gene encoding monooxygenase 2-like isoform X1 → MEFVEDIVIVGAGIAGLATSLGLHRMGLRSLVLESSDNLRTSGFAFATWTNAWKALDALGVGDSLRKQHVQLQGSVGASIATGVTTSRISFITRGKRGDHEIRCVRRDLLLEVLERELPHGTIRFGSKVVSIELMGEEKLVHLADGSILKTKILIGSDGVNSVVAKWLGLQKPAYTGRSATRGFTEFPEGHGFKPELLMYIGNGFRFGFMPCDERTIYWFFTYNSSPQLKDVEENPAKMKEYVLSMLQKVAELVLDIVENCKQDTIISSPLRVRFPWDVLWGNICKNNVCVAGDSFHPMTPDLGQGGCSALEDGVTLARCIGEALLGKSTEEEDECGWIRRGLDKYAKERRWRVFDLITTSYVLGWIQQSNGVVMSFLRDKCFAGLMAGIYLEKADFDCGTLSRD, encoded by the exons ATGGAATTCGTGGAAGATATTGTCATCGTGGGCGCAGGGATAGCAGGCCTTGCAACATCGTTAGGACTTCACAG GATGGGATTGAGAAGCTTGGTTTTGGAGTCATCGGACAACTTAAGAACAAGTGGGTTTGCCTTCGCAACCTGGACCAATGCTTGGAAGGCATTAGATGCTCTTGGCGTTGGTGATTCACTTAGGAAACAACACGTTCAGCTTCAGGG GTCGGTTGGTGCTTCCATTGCTACTGGAGTTACTACCTCACGAATATCGTTCATAACAAGGGGGAAACG AGGAGatcatgaaatacgttgtgtgaGGAGGGATTTGTTGCTTGAAGTGCTTGAAAGGGAGCTTCCTCACGGCACCATTAGGTTCGGCTCCAAGGTGGTTTCTATTGAGCTGATGGGAGAGGAAAAGTTGGTGCATTTGGCAGATGGCTCCATCCTTAAAACCAAG ATCTTGATAGGGAGTGATGGAGTCAACTCAGTGGTGGCCAAATGGCTGGGTCTCCAGAAACCCGCCTACACAGGGCGTTCGGCCACAAGGGGCTTTACAGAGTTCCCAGAAGGCCACGGCTTCAAGCCTGAGTTGTTGATGTACATTGGAAATGGCTTCCGGTTTGGTTTCATGCCTTGTGACGAAAGGACCATCTACTGGTTTTTCACTTACAATTCGTCGCCCCAAC TTAAAGATGTGGAAGAAAACCCAGCCAAGATGAAGGAGTACGTGTTGAGCATGCTTCAGAAAGTTGCTGAACTAGTATTGGACATTGTGGAAAACTGCAAACAGGATACTATCATTTCCTCTCCGTTGAGAGTCAGGTTTCCATGGGATGTTTTGTGGGGGAATATATGCAAGAACAATGTCTGCGTGGCTGGTGACTCCTTTCATCCAATGACTCCAGATCTTGGCCAGGGAGGGTGCTCAGCATTGGAAGACGGGGTTACTCTGGCAAGGTGCATTGGGGAGGCCTTGTTGGGAAAATCtactgaagaagaagatgaatgtGGTTGGATAAGGAGGGGGTTGGATAAGTATGCCAAGGAGAGGAGATGGAGAGTCTTTGATCTCATAACTACTTCTTATGTATTGGGTTGGATACAGCAGAGCAATGGCGTGGTGATGAGCTTCCTGAGGGATAAGTGCTTTGCTGGATTGATGGCTGGGATTTACCTAGagaaggccgatttcgattgtgggACCCTGTCGAGGGATTAA
- the LOC131237179 gene encoding monooxygenase 2-like isoform X2 codes for MGLRSLVLESSDNLRTSGFAFATWTNAWKALDALGVGDSLRKQHVQLQGSVGASIATGVTTSRISFITRGKRGDHEIRCVRRDLLLEVLERELPHGTIRFGSKVVSIELMGEEKLVHLADGSILKTKILIGSDGVNSVVAKWLGLQKPAYTGRSATRGFTEFPEGHGFKPELLMYIGNGFRFGFMPCDERTIYWFFTYNSSPQLKDVEENPAKMKEYVLSMLQKVAELVLDIVENCKQDTIISSPLRVRFPWDVLWGNICKNNVCVAGDSFHPMTPDLGQGGCSALEDGVTLARCIGEALLGKSTEEEDECGWIRRGLDKYAKERRWRVFDLITTSYVLGWIQQSNGVVMSFLRDKCFAGLMAGIYLEKADFDCGTLSRD; via the exons ATGGGATTGAGAAGCTTGGTTTTGGAGTCATCGGACAACTTAAGAACAAGTGGGTTTGCCTTCGCAACCTGGACCAATGCTTGGAAGGCATTAGATGCTCTTGGCGTTGGTGATTCACTTAGGAAACAACACGTTCAGCTTCAGGG GTCGGTTGGTGCTTCCATTGCTACTGGAGTTACTACCTCACGAATATCGTTCATAACAAGGGGGAAACG AGGAGatcatgaaatacgttgtgtgaGGAGGGATTTGTTGCTTGAAGTGCTTGAAAGGGAGCTTCCTCACGGCACCATTAGGTTCGGCTCCAAGGTGGTTTCTATTGAGCTGATGGGAGAGGAAAAGTTGGTGCATTTGGCAGATGGCTCCATCCTTAAAACCAAG ATCTTGATAGGGAGTGATGGAGTCAACTCAGTGGTGGCCAAATGGCTGGGTCTCCAGAAACCCGCCTACACAGGGCGTTCGGCCACAAGGGGCTTTACAGAGTTCCCAGAAGGCCACGGCTTCAAGCCTGAGTTGTTGATGTACATTGGAAATGGCTTCCGGTTTGGTTTCATGCCTTGTGACGAAAGGACCATCTACTGGTTTTTCACTTACAATTCGTCGCCCCAAC TTAAAGATGTGGAAGAAAACCCAGCCAAGATGAAGGAGTACGTGTTGAGCATGCTTCAGAAAGTTGCTGAACTAGTATTGGACATTGTGGAAAACTGCAAACAGGATACTATCATTTCCTCTCCGTTGAGAGTCAGGTTTCCATGGGATGTTTTGTGGGGGAATATATGCAAGAACAATGTCTGCGTGGCTGGTGACTCCTTTCATCCAATGACTCCAGATCTTGGCCAGGGAGGGTGCTCAGCATTGGAAGACGGGGTTACTCTGGCAAGGTGCATTGGGGAGGCCTTGTTGGGAAAATCtactgaagaagaagatgaatgtGGTTGGATAAGGAGGGGGTTGGATAAGTATGCCAAGGAGAGGAGATGGAGAGTCTTTGATCTCATAACTACTTCTTATGTATTGGGTTGGATACAGCAGAGCAATGGCGTGGTGATGAGCTTCCTGAGGGATAAGTGCTTTGCTGGATTGATGGCTGGGATTTACCTAGagaaggccgatttcgattgtgggACCCTGTCGAGGGATTAA